A genomic window from Pocillopora verrucosa isolate sample1 chromosome 7, ASM3666991v2, whole genome shotgun sequence includes:
- the LOC131791882 gene encoding adenosine receptor A1-like has translation MTIYQNITENAEEKTYERLFCSQEITAGIRGYLIFISAFNVLLAICSSLGNILILIALHKETTLHAPSKLFLRSLAITDLLVGVISEPLTITYWMSAVRKRQDDCYNALFTSFIASYLLCGMSLLTLTAISVDRLFALTLGLRYRQVVTVKKACAFVIMFWIVSITCSAMYAQNVRITIWYSHIVIPVSFFTSVSSYTKIFWELHRHERQVRGNIIQREQSSNSSSAPLNISQYRKGVSCVIWLQVAVAVCYLPHGIITALWTYSGQSSAIIVLRQSTLTLVYFNSTLNPLLYCWKISEVRQLVKELLRRSFCC, from the coding sequence ATGACGATTTACCAAAACATTACTGAAAATGCAGAGGAGAAAACCTACGAGCGATTGTTTTGCTCTCAGGAAATAACAGCAGGAATACGCGGTTATCTGATATTTATTTCGGCGTTCAATGTTTTGCTCGCCATTTGTTCATCTCTGGGGAATATTCTGATCCTGATTGCCCTTCACAAAGAGACTACTCTTCACGCGCCGTCCAAACTATTTCTCCGATCCCTGGCTATAACTGATCTCCTCGTTGGTGTCATTTCTGAGCCTCTTACCATAACTTACTGGATGTCCGCGGTGAGAAAGCGACAGGATGACTGCTACAACGCATTATTTACCAGCTTTATAGCAAGCTATCTTCTCTGCGGCATGTCTTTGTTAACACTGACTGCAATAAGCGTGGATAGGCTGTTCGCCTTGACATTagggctgagatacagacaagttGTGACTGTGAAAAAGGCGTGCGCGTTTGTCATCATGTTCTGGATTGTTTCCATTACCTGCTCAGCAATGTATGCGCAGAACGTCCGAATAACAATATGGTATAGCCATATAGTTATACCAGTAAGCTTCTTCACCTCAGTTTCGTCTTATACAAAGATTTTTTGGGAACTCCATCGCCATGAAAGGCAGGTACGCGGCAACATCATTCAGCGAGAGCAATCTAGCAACTCGAGTTCCGCTCCACTGAACATATCTCAATATAGAAAAGGAGTGTCCTGTGTAATTTGGTTGCAGGTGGCAGTTGCTGTTTGTTATCTTCCACATGGTATAATCACAGCTTTGTGGACCTATAGTGGACAGTCGTCGGCTATTATTGTGCTCAGACAGTCAACACTAACTCTAGTTTACTTTAATTCGACACTAAACCCTTtactttactgctggaagattagcgAGGTGAGACAATTGGTGAAGGAATTACTCAGAAGATCATTTTGCTGCTAA